Proteins from a genomic interval of Chroococcidiopsis thermalis PCC 7203:
- a CDS encoding ATP-binding protein encodes MTQESISSSNANTNFLLGGGEMGARMREKDWSKTSLGVPQHWSQSLKTAVRIMLTCRQPMFVWWGEELINLYNDAYKSIVGGKHPEALGQPAAVVWREIWDRVAPRAESVLLKNEGTYDESLLLIMERNGYPEETYYTFSYSPIPDDDGGTGGIICANTDDTQRVIGERQLALLQELAAKTADARTFDAACTLSASCLQTNLYDLPFAAIYLVDPEQQCLSLAGTSGIERGHAVAPETVALDENSVLPFARVLKTQQAMLVSDLESHFSNLPMGAWQRSPHQAVAVPIAPSGQTGKAGILVAGLNPFRLFDDNYKGFIDLVAAQIAASIANAQAYEEERKRAEALAEIDRAKTVFFSNVSHEFRTPLTLMLGPIEETLLRCSSLLPLEDRKQLEMVQRNGLRLLKLVNTLLDFSRIEAGRVQASYEPTDLASFTAELASVFRAALERAGMRLSVNCPPIPAPVYVDREMWEKIVLNLISNAFKFTLAGEITVSLQWLGDCVQLSIQDTGIGIPAAEIPHLFERFHRVKGAQGRTFEGSGIGLSLVRELVQMHGGTVQVTSVLGSGSCFTVSIPTGKAHLPPERISSPRILASTALGTAPYVEEALRWLPEAGSREQGVESSEELHPTPDSPVRGHSSAPLPTPDSPTYILLADDNADMRDYVKRLLGREYEVEAVSDGLAALAAVRDHRLPDLVLTDVMMPGLDGFGLLQALRADPQTREVPIILLSARAGEEARVEGLEAGADDYLIKPFSARELLARVEATLKLSQMRQEAARREQIILERVTDAFIAFDREFRYTYVNPAAAKLTQKTPEELLGKTLWEVFPDTIGSRFESEYRRALFEQVKVEFEEYYQPYDMWVEVHAYPSSSGLSLYYRDISDRKQAEEALRKSEELKGRILESSQDCIKVLSLDGRLLYVNTGGLALLEIDNPTAFLDTNWLDYWQGEDRQSAEAAIAVAKAGNVGQFQGFCPTAKGKPKWWDVIITPIRDASGIVAQLLSISRDITKQKQDAAEREQLLEQERLAREEAQAANRIKDEFLAVLSHELRSPLNPILGWTKLLRSRKFDAQATDRALETIERNAKLQTQLIEDLLDVSRILQGKMALNITSVNLTTTIEAAIETVRLAARAKNIQIQTQFAPNVGLVCGDANRLQQVVWNLLSNAVKFTPSGGRIEVSLMGVASGVESRESGTRETRETRETRKQFQPPATSHSVTTNYQLPITNYQLPITNYAKIQVSDTGKGINSDFLPYVFDYFRQEDGTTTRKFGGLGLGLAIVRHITELHGGTVKAESLGEAKGATFTVSLPLLQDESSEMSDRSATSSFLAYPLQGIRVLVVDDEADMLNLAQFVLEQYGAEVQVAASAAEAMLIFDRFVPNVLISDIGMPDLDGYMLMQQVRQRSPQAGGQVSAIALTAYAGECDRQLARQAGFQLHLPKPVEPEQLVQAIAVLCDR; translated from the coding sequence ATGACGCAAGAGTCAATATCATCCAGCAATGCCAATACCAATTTTCTGCTCGGTGGCGGCGAGATGGGCGCGCGGATGCGAGAAAAAGATTGGTCGAAAACGTCGCTGGGTGTACCGCAGCATTGGTCGCAGAGTCTGAAAACCGCCGTGCGGATTATGCTTACCTGTCGCCAACCAATGTTTGTCTGGTGGGGTGAGGAGCTAATCAATCTCTACAACGATGCCTACAAGTCTATTGTTGGTGGCAAACATCCAGAGGCATTAGGACAACCTGCTGCTGTTGTATGGCGCGAAATTTGGGATCGGGTTGCTCCCCGTGCAGAATCGGTACTGCTGAAAAATGAAGGAACCTATGACGAATCACTGTTGCTGATCATGGAGCGCAACGGCTACCCAGAGGAAACCTATTATACATTCTCCTATAGCCCAATTCCCGATGATGATGGTGGCACAGGGGGCATTATCTGCGCTAACACGGACGATACACAGCGTGTCATCGGCGAACGTCAGTTGGCACTGTTGCAAGAGCTAGCAGCGAAAACAGCAGATGCACGGACATTTGATGCAGCCTGTACGCTGAGCGCTAGCTGTTTGCAAACCAATCTTTACGATCTGCCCTTCGCTGCCATATATTTAGTCGATCCAGAGCAGCAATGCCTTTCTCTGGCTGGGACGAGTGGGATCGAACGGGGACACGCAGTAGCCCCCGAAACAGTTGCATTAGATGAGAATTCGGTTTTGCCCTTTGCCCGGGTGTTAAAGACACAACAGGCAATGCTAGTTTCCGATCTAGAGTCGCATTTTAGCAATCTACCGATGGGTGCTTGGCAGCGATCGCCTCATCAAGCTGTAGCCGTACCGATTGCTCCCTCCGGTCAGACAGGGAAGGCAGGGATATTAGTTGCTGGTTTGAATCCGTTTCGGCTGTTCGACGATAACTACAAAGGATTCATCGATCTGGTAGCAGCGCAGATTGCTGCGAGTATTGCCAATGCCCAAGCTTACGAAGAAGAACGCAAACGGGCAGAGGCTTTAGCAGAAATCGATCGCGCCAAAACTGTTTTTTTTAGCAATGTGTCACATGAATTTCGTACCCCACTGACTTTGATGTTGGGTCCAATAGAAGAAACCTTGCTCCGCTGCTCTAGCCTCCTACCGCTAGAAGACCGCAAACAGTTGGAGATGGTGCAGCGCAACGGACTCCGCTTGCTGAAATTGGTCAATACGCTACTCGATTTTTCTCGAATTGAAGCCGGACGGGTGCAAGCCTCCTACGAACCCACCGATCTAGCTAGCTTTACCGCCGAACTAGCCAGCGTCTTTCGTGCCGCGCTCGAACGAGCTGGAATGCGCTTATCGGTTAATTGCCCGCCCATACCTGCACCCGTGTATGTGGATCGGGAAATGTGGGAAAAAATTGTTTTAAACCTGATCTCAAATGCTTTCAAGTTCACGCTGGCTGGAGAAATTACCGTCAGTTTGCAGTGGTTAGGCGATTGCGTCCAGCTGAGTATACAAGATACCGGAATCGGAATTCCCGCTGCCGAAATTCCCCATTTATTTGAACGTTTTCACCGCGTTAAAGGAGCGCAAGGACGCACTTTTGAAGGGTCGGGAATTGGTTTATCTTTGGTGCGAGAATTGGTACAAATGCACGGTGGTACGGTGCAAGTCACCAGCGTTCTAGGATCGGGCAGTTGCTTCACCGTGTCGATTCCTACAGGGAAAGCTCATTTACCTCCAGAGCGGATTAGCAGCCCGCGAATTCTAGCTTCAACCGCATTAGGTACAGCTCCCTATGTTGAAGAAGCACTGCGCTGGCTACCAGAAGCAGGAAGCAGGGAGCAGGGAGTAGAGAGCAGTGAAGAATTACACCCAACTCCCGACTCCCCAGTACGGGGGCACAGCAGTGCGCCCCTACCGACTCCCGACTCCCCTACCTACATTCTCCTCGCTGATGACAATGCAGACATGCGCGATTATGTCAAGAGGTTGCTAGGTCGGGAATACGAAGTCGAAGCTGTGTCAGATGGATTAGCTGCCTTGGCTGCCGTTCGCGACCATCGCCTTCCCGACTTGGTGTTAACTGACGTAATGATGCCGGGACTCGATGGTTTTGGACTGTTGCAAGCACTACGAGCCGATCCCCAGACCAGGGAAGTGCCAATAATTCTCCTCTCGGCACGGGCGGGGGAAGAGGCACGAGTCGAAGGGTTAGAAGCAGGAGCCGATGATTATTTGATCAAACCTTTTTCTGCCCGCGAGTTGTTAGCGCGAGTCGAAGCAACCCTGAAGCTGTCGCAAATGCGGCAAGAGGCAGCGCGGCGGGAACAAATCATACTCGAACGGGTGACAGATGCATTTATTGCCTTCGATCGCGAGTTTCGCTATACCTATGTCAACCCAGCAGCAGCAAAATTGACGCAAAAAACACCAGAAGAGTTGCTGGGTAAAACTTTGTGGGAAGTATTTCCCGATACAATTGGCAGTCGGTTTGAATCTGAATATCGTCGAGCCCTCTTCGAGCAAGTTAAGGTTGAGTTTGAGGAATATTATCAACCATACGACATGTGGGTTGAAGTTCACGCTTACCCCTCATCCAGTGGGCTTTCCCTCTACTATCGGGATATTAGCGATCGCAAACAAGCTGAGGAAGCCCTGCGAAAGAGTGAAGAACTGAAGGGACGCATTTTAGAAAGCAGTCAAGACTGCATTAAAGTTTTATCCTTAGATGGGCGACTCCTTTACGTGAATACAGGCGGCTTGGCTCTTCTAGAAATTGACAATCCTACAGCTTTCCTCGACACGAACTGGCTTGATTACTGGCAGGGTGAAGATCGCCAAAGTGCAGAAGCAGCGATCGCGGTAGCCAAAGCAGGCAATGTCGGTCAATTTCAAGGCTTCTGTCCCACGGCAAAGGGCAAGCCGAAGTGGTGGGATGTCATAATCACGCCCATCCGAGATGCATCAGGAATTGTTGCACAACTGTTATCAATCTCGCGCGATATCACCAAGCAAAAGCAAGATGCAGCCGAACGCGAACAACTGCTGGAGCAGGAAAGATTGGCACGGGAAGAAGCCCAAGCTGCCAATCGAATTAAAGATGAGTTTCTGGCTGTACTATCCCATGAATTGCGATCGCCCCTCAACCCGATACTAGGTTGGACAAAACTGCTGCGTTCTCGCAAATTTGACGCACAAGCAACAGATCGCGCCCTAGAAACGATCGAGCGCAATGCCAAACTACAAACGCAACTCATTGAAGACTTGTTAGATGTCTCGCGCATATTACAAGGAAAAATGGCGCTCAACATCACCTCGGTCAACTTAACCACTACAATTGAGGCAGCTATAGAAACCGTGCGGTTGGCAGCACGAGCAAAAAACATTCAGATTCAAACTCAATTTGCCCCCAACGTAGGATTAGTCTGTGGGGATGCAAATCGTCTCCAACAAGTTGTGTGGAATTTACTCTCTAATGCCGTTAAATTCACCCCGTCAGGGGGGCGGATTGAGGTTTCGCTGATGGGAGTAGCTTCGGGAGTCGAGAGTCGGGAGTCGGGGACAAGGGAGACAAGGGAGACAAGGGAGACAAGGAAGCAATTCCAGCCGCCAGCCACCAGCCACTCAGTAACTACCAACTACCAACTACCAATTACCAATTACCAATTACCAATTACCAACTACGCTAAAATCCAAGTCAGCGACACTGGAAAAGGAATTAATTCAGACTTCTTACCATACGTATTTGATTACTTCCGGCAAGAAGATGGGACAACGACACGAAAATTTGGCGGATTAGGATTAGGGCTGGCAATTGTACGCCACATCACCGAGTTACATGGGGGTACAGTCAAAGCCGAAAGCCTTGGAGAAGCAAAGGGAGCAACTTTCACCGTCAGTTTACCTCTGCTTCAGGATGAAAGCTCAGAAATGAGCGATCGAAGCGCCACTTCATCCTTTCTTGCCTATCCTTTACAAGGTATTCGCGTGTTAGTCGTAGATGATGAAGCCGATATGTTGAATTTAGCTCAATTCGTTTTAGAACAGTATGGGGCAGAAGTGCAGGTCGCAGCATCGGCAGCAGAAGCAATGCTTATCTTCGATCGCTTCGTCCCTAACGTTTTGATTAGCGATATTGGAATGCCAGATCTCGATGGCTACATGTTAATGCAACAAGTCAGGCAGCGATCGCCGCAAGCAGGGGGGCAAGTTTCGGCAATTGCCCTAACTGCCTACGCTGGAGAGTGCGATCGCCAACTTGCAAGGCAAGCAGGATTTCAGCTACATCTGCCAAAACCTGTAGAACCAGAGCAGTTAGTGCAGGCGATCGCCGTTCTGTGCGATCGATAG
- a CDS encoding CAAD domain-containing protein, translated as MQQTEYMTDTSEVRETAESTSLTTPSTAKQLEMQGRQIGNNIVAFFTELPKHVSSFWQQYKQPITSILLIFVALIALRVLFAVLAALNSIPLLAPTFQLIGIFYSVWFVYRYLRTKSNREELASKLQSLFE; from the coding sequence ATGCAACAGACAGAATACATGACCGACACTTCAGAAGTTAGAGAAACGGCAGAATCTACATCTCTAACAACACCATCGACTGCAAAACAACTTGAAATGCAGGGACGGCAGATCGGTAACAATATAGTTGCTTTTTTTACGGAACTACCGAAACACGTTAGTAGCTTCTGGCAACAATACAAACAACCAATTACGAGCATTCTTTTAATTTTTGTTGCCTTAATTGCACTCAGAGTGTTGTTTGCAGTCTTGGCTGCTCTCAACAGCATTCCATTATTAGCACCGACGTTTCAACTAATCGGAATTTTCTATTCGGTGTGGTTTGTCTATCGATATCTGCGGACAAAATCTAATCGGGAGGAATTGGCAAGTAAGTTACAGTCACTTTTTGAATAA
- the aqpZ gene encoding aquaporin Z yields MALMKRCVAESIGTFWLVLGGCGSAVLAAAFTADAAKLGEGTAFPLGIGLVGVSIAFGLTVLTIAYALGHVADCHLNPAVTFGLWAGKRFPGSELLPYIIAQVIGAIAGAGVVYLIASGKAGFTLAGSNPLATNGFGTHSPSGYSLAACFLTEVVMTFMFLMVILGATDRRAPQGFAPIAIGLALTLIHLISIPVTNTSVNPARSTGPALFAGLEHIAQLWLFWLAPILGAVLAGFFYSSFFAESRKERIPAEPIKTLR; encoded by the coding sequence ATGGCACTTATGAAACGGTGCGTAGCGGAGTCGATTGGGACTTTTTGGCTAGTTCTTGGCGGTTGTGGTAGTGCAGTACTTGCAGCAGCATTTACAGCAGATGCAGCAAAACTAGGTGAAGGGACAGCATTTCCACTAGGGATCGGACTAGTTGGTGTATCCATCGCTTTTGGTTTGACAGTTCTGACGATCGCATACGCATTAGGACACGTTGCTGATTGCCATCTCAACCCAGCTGTAACTTTCGGACTCTGGGCTGGCAAGCGATTTCCTGGTTCTGAACTACTGCCATATATCATTGCCCAAGTCATAGGTGCGATCGCGGGTGCGGGAGTTGTTTATCTAATTGCTAGCGGTAAGGCGGGCTTCACTCTTGCAGGCTCAAACCCATTGGCAACCAACGGTTTCGGTACACATTCACCCAGTGGTTATTCTTTAGCAGCTTGCTTCTTAACCGAAGTCGTGATGACTTTCATGTTCTTGATGGTGATTTTAGGGGCAACAGATCGCCGCGCTCCCCAAGGTTTTGCTCCCATTGCTATTGGGTTAGCACTGACCTTAATTCATCTAATTAGTATTCCTGTAACTAATACCTCAGTCAACCCTGCTCGCAGCACGGGTCCAGCACTTTTTGCTGGCTTGGAGCATATTGCTCAACTTTGGTTGTTTTGGCTAGCTCCAATTTTAGGGGCAGTCCTAGCAGGTTTTTTCTACTCTAGTTTCTTTGCCGAGTCAAGGAAAGAGCGAATACCTGCCGAGCCAATTAAAACATTACGCTGA